The proteins below are encoded in one region of Bifidobacterium catenulatum DSM 16992 = JCM 1194 = LMG 11043:
- a CDS encoding LytR/AlgR family response regulator transcription factor, whose translation MNTVRIAIIDDDADERKTLQASFERLAQESGSAIVIIEFAGTDDFLDGYDRSFDLICMDIDMPGTDGMSAAQRLRQMDADVPLVFVTNMAQMAIHGYAVHALDFILKPINYYSFSIKMRGILALIGNRRRKSLVFPTTDGFLRISSDNLYYVEVRGHHLSFHTTQGVIRQRDSLRNWEAKLEGLPFERCNNSYLVNLKQVTAVAKDSVQVGCDWLPISRTKKKPFMNALTEYMGGTSV comes from the coding sequence ATGAACACCGTGAGGATCGCAATCATCGACGATGACGCCGACGAACGCAAGACCCTGCAGGCATCGTTCGAACGGCTTGCGCAGGAGAGCGGATCCGCAATCGTCATCATTGAATTTGCCGGCACCGATGATTTTCTTGACGGCTACGACCGCTCCTTCGACCTGATCTGCATGGATATCGACATGCCCGGCACCGACGGCATGTCCGCCGCACAACGCCTACGTCAGATGGACGCCGATGTTCCACTGGTATTCGTCACCAACATGGCGCAGATGGCGATTCATGGCTATGCCGTACATGCGTTGGATTTCATACTCAAACCCATCAACTACTACTCCTTCTCCATCAAAATGCGCGGTATTCTGGCACTGATCGGCAATCGTCGTAGGAAATCGCTCGTTTTCCCGACGACGGACGGTTTTCTACGCATTTCATCCGACAATCTCTACTATGTGGAAGTGCGTGGGCACCATCTGTCCTTCCACACCACACAAGGCGTCATCCGGCAACGTGACTCCCTACGCAACTGGGAAGCCAAACTGGAGGGATTGCCGTTCGAACGCTGCAATAACAGCTATCTGGTCAATCTCAAGCAGGTTACGGCCGTGGCCAAGGACTCCGTGCAGGTCGGATGCGACTGGCTGCCAATCAGCCGAACCAAAAAGAAACCGTTTATGAACGCACTCACCGAATACATGGGAGGCACCAGCGTATGA
- a CDS encoding nitroreductase family protein: MSNLLHNATVDTLLERRSIRKFKSKPLGDDVIETLETVAQHAASSQFLNDWSAIRVTDPAAKKRLAEIGGQPYIATAPLLYVFVLDEHRNAAIASTKGVDTTSDTFTLNGSYRYSQAQNDAVLALHAMETAAYSLGLGCVILGSLLNDVPALIDLLNLPEYTYPVLGLAIGKPDQDPALKPRMPRSMQFFENEYPSNNETLLAGLQDFDEEVHRYYDLRNTERPVDTFSDQIASNAVDPGVTSKTVAPNAKRQGFRLER; the protein is encoded by the coding sequence ATGAGCAATCTTCTTCACAATGCCACTGTTGACACTCTGCTGGAACGTCGTTCCATCCGCAAATTCAAGTCGAAGCCGCTGGGGGATGATGTAATCGAAACCCTTGAAACCGTTGCACAGCATGCGGCGAGCAGCCAGTTCCTCAATGACTGGTCCGCAATCCGCGTGACCGATCCCGCAGCCAAGAAGCGTCTCGCCGAAATCGGCGGACAGCCGTATATCGCCACCGCGCCACTGCTGTATGTGTTCGTACTTGACGAACACCGCAATGCCGCAATCGCTTCCACAAAGGGCGTAGATACCACTTCCGACACGTTTACGCTGAATGGCAGTTACCGCTACTCACAGGCCCAGAACGATGCCGTACTGGCCCTGCATGCGATGGAAACGGCCGCATACTCACTCGGCCTTGGCTGCGTGATTCTCGGCTCGCTGCTGAATGACGTTCCGGCGCTGATCGATCTGCTGAATCTTCCGGAATACACGTACCCTGTGCTGGGACTTGCGATCGGTAAGCCCGATCAGGATCCTGCACTTAAGCCGCGTATGCCGCGTTCCATGCAGTTCTTTGAGAATGAGTATCCGTCGAACAATGAGACGTTGCTTGCCGGTTTGCAAGATTTCGACGAGGAAGTGCATCGATATTACGATTTACGCAATACCGAGCGCCCGGTTGATACGTTCAGCGATCAGATCGCATCAAATGCGGTCGATCCCGGTGTGACCAGCAAGACCGTGGCTCCAAACGCCAAGCGCCAAGGCTTCCGCCTCGAACGCTGA
- a CDS encoding ATP-binding protein, whose amino-acid sequence MIYIAIYGAFFIMFARKLAVHGHYRVNRNDLFPMACILLFVWVLGVLCHDDVSLHGVVYHISDALCCFYIMWAQRSNHDKAELQRELDGVRYTLLQQQKQYTVSQETIDIINRKCHDLKHQIRTLQTMQESPERDAYFAEAERAIMIYDTRIDTGNKALNTVLMEKGLYCQSHDIQLTCMPSGDSLDFMQVADIYALFGNALDNAINATMELNDPSKRVINVRFSSQGNLMLIQIQNYHQRRLRFRNGLPITTHQDATRHGFGMKSMLHTVEQYGGTMQVDDTDSVFTLRILLPKNPESSTG is encoded by the coding sequence GTGATCTATATCGCCATCTACGGCGCGTTCTTCATCATGTTTGCACGCAAACTCGCAGTGCATGGACATTATCGGGTGAATCGCAATGACCTGTTCCCCATGGCCTGCATTCTGCTGTTCGTGTGGGTATTGGGCGTGTTGTGCCATGATGATGTCTCGCTCCATGGCGTGGTCTACCACATCAGTGACGCATTATGCTGCTTTTACATCATGTGGGCTCAGCGCAGCAATCATGACAAGGCCGAACTGCAGCGCGAACTCGACGGCGTACGATACACGCTGCTGCAGCAACAGAAGCAGTATACGGTCAGCCAGGAGACGATCGACATCATCAATCGTAAGTGCCACGACCTGAAACATCAGATTCGCACGCTGCAGACCATGCAGGAAAGCCCGGAGCGTGACGCATACTTCGCCGAAGCCGAACGGGCGATCATGATCTATGACACCCGCATCGACACAGGCAACAAGGCCCTCAATACCGTACTGATGGAAAAAGGCCTGTACTGTCAATCTCACGATATTCAACTCACCTGCATGCCGAGCGGCGATTCACTGGACTTCATGCAGGTCGCGGATATCTATGCACTGTTCGGCAACGCGCTCGACAATGCCATCAACGCCACTATGGAACTGAATGACCCATCCAAGAGGGTAATCAACGTACGCTTCTCATCACAAGGCAACCTGATGCTGATTCAGATTCAGAACTATCATCAGCGTCGGCTGCGTTTTCGTAATGGCCTGCCCATTACGACGCATCAGGATGCCACCCGACACGGATTCGGCATGAAAAGCATGCTGCACACGGTCGAACAGTACGGCGGCACCATGCAGGTGGATGATACCGACAGTGTGTTCACGTTGCGGATCCTGCTGCCGAAGAATCCGGAATCCTCTACCGGCTGA
- a CDS encoding glycoside hydrolase family 3 N-terminal domain-containing protein, whose translation MDVTVDRYLLASYDYTKAKGYILSAGDYYFTIGDNAHDALNNVLAAENATGMTDFDGKPVEGDAAKTYRWSYDDVDTKTYAKSDAGERVTNRFEDADANYWKDGAVTYLTRSDWKGTFPTEPVKMTATGKMIELLKGDLYRQSKDSKSVSDYTQGADNGLTFVMMKDVDYNDDETWNKYLDEMTIDEMTTQLSDLFGTAEAASVNRPAYAAGDGTASVGGNTYAKEYGDARDVTLYPATNVLASTWDYGRMQRRGELVGEEALYAKTPVGWGGGGNLHRTPFGGRNGEYWSEDSIMVYLDNLVELSAAQKKGFAQGVKHVAGNDQELYREGLNMFFNEQAFREGALKGVEGIVSNENATALMMSFNRLGVVWSSASTALTTQVIRNEWGFKGMIETDGVAGGSYKSHFPSSLAAGVTTYCIDPGNTAAAGIKNQIEDNDDGDMLGYLRTSMKNFHYALTRTSLINGLDANAKVVKVTPWWRYAIFGVDAAFALMTLGCAYMMWRSGRRGKNARETVKVESETATGK comes from the coding sequence GTGGACGTTACGGTGGACCGCTACCTGTTGGCCAGCTATGACTACACCAAGGCCAAGGGCTATATTCTGAGCGCCGGTGACTACTATTTCACCATTGGCGACAATGCGCATGATGCTTTGAATAATGTACTTGCGGCCGAAAACGCCACTGGTATGACCGACTTCGATGGCAAGCCGGTGGAGGGGGATGCGGCCAAAACCTACCGGTGGTCGTATGACGACGTCGACACCAAGACCTATGCCAAATCCGATGCGGGCGAACGGGTCACCAACCGGTTCGAGGATGCCGACGCGAACTATTGGAAGGATGGTGCCGTCACCTATCTGACCCGTTCCGATTGGAAAGGCACCTTCCCGACCGAACCGGTCAAGATGACCGCTACCGGCAAGATGATCGAACTGCTTAAGGGTGATCTGTATCGGCAGTCCAAGGATTCCAAGTCCGTCAGCGACTACACGCAGGGAGCCGACAATGGTCTGACGTTCGTGATGATGAAAGACGTCGATTACAACGATGACGAGACCTGGAACAAATATCTTGACGAAATGACCATCGATGAGATGACCACCCAGCTTTCCGATTTGTTCGGCACGGCCGAAGCGGCTTCCGTGAACCGACCGGCGTATGCGGCTGGTGACGGTACCGCCAGCGTCGGCGGCAATACCTACGCCAAAGAGTACGGTGACGCCCGTGACGTCACCCTGTATCCGGCGACCAATGTGCTCGCCAGCACTTGGGATTATGGACGCATGCAACGTCGTGGCGAACTGGTCGGTGAGGAAGCCCTGTATGCCAAGACCCCGGTCGGATGGGGTGGTGGCGGCAATCTGCACCGCACTCCGTTCGGCGGGCGCAATGGCGAATACTGGTCCGAAGACAGCATCATGGTCTACCTTGACAACCTCGTGGAACTTTCAGCTGCTCAGAAGAAAGGCTTCGCACAGGGTGTCAAGCATGTTGCAGGCAATGATCAGGAGCTGTATCGCGAAGGTCTGAACATGTTCTTCAACGAGCAGGCATTCCGCGAGGGTGCGCTCAAGGGCGTGGAAGGCATCGTCAGCAACGAGAACGCCACCGCTTTGATGATGTCGTTCAACAGACTCGGTGTGGTCTGGTCCTCAGCCAGCACCGCGCTGACCACTCAGGTGATCCGCAACGAATGGGGCTTTAAGGGCATGATCGAAACCGACGGCGTGGCCGGCGGCTCCTACAAGTCGCATTTCCCGTCATCATTGGCAGCAGGCGTGACCACCTACTGCATCGATCCGGGCAATACCGCGGCCGCAGGCATCAAGAATCAGATCGAAGACAATGACGACGGCGATATGCTCGGCTATCTGCGCACCTCAATGAAGAACTTCCACTATGCGCTGACTCGTACCAGCCTGATCAACGGGTTGGATGCCAACGCCAAAGTGGTCAAAGTCACCCCTTGGTGGCGTTACGCGATCTTCGGTGTGGATGCGGCGTTTGCGTTGATGACGCTTGGCTGCGCCTACATGATGTGGCGTTCCGGACGTCGAGGCAAGAATGCGCGGGAAACGGTCAAGGTCGAATCCGAAACCGCGACGGGAAAGTGA
- a CDS encoding glycoside hydrolase family 3 C-terminal domain-containing protein has product MKGNSGLLWRGLTSVTGTLLVLGICGTQCSYMYAGTINSALGTSSTRIVAGEGGGNTTYYASEYGDLNAENLQKLIADAYGESVLEQEEGSVLLRNNDGTLPLASDKHVALFGHAVVQPVYSPGGANSAADIGKYVIDLKSALEHAGFSVNNTLFDAYSKSDTKRVASNNLQVSGDPRSNGALNDAPVLGEEPASFYTDQLKASWQDDYHDVAIVMLAREGGEDKEMMMKDPEGISALSLHQDEKDLLRMIKDSGKFSKTIVLLNSAFPMEVGWLDDYGVDACMWIGNPGQRGFEGVANLLVGKANPSGRLTDTYAVDSMSSPAAHTSSQNSNQWTNVDEVNAAVSDKPVNIDNVTVQPENIYVGYKYYETRYADAVTNPGSGAASSVGASHGASAWNYADEVSYPFGYGLSYTTFEQTLDGVSYDRDKDEFTAKVTVKNTGDIAGASVVELYAQTPYGEYERKNLVEKSAIQLAG; this is encoded by the coding sequence ATGAAAGGGAATTCCGGTCTGCTGTGGCGAGGGCTCACATCGGTGACAGGCACATTGCTGGTGCTTGGCATCTGTGGGACGCAATGCTCGTACATGTATGCGGGAACGATCAACTCCGCGCTGGGAACGTCCAGCACGAGAATCGTCGCCGGTGAAGGCGGCGGAAACACTACGTACTACGCCAGCGAATATGGCGACTTGAATGCCGAAAATCTACAGAAGCTCATCGCCGACGCGTACGGCGAGTCCGTGCTTGAGCAGGAGGAGGGTTCGGTGCTGTTGCGCAACAACGACGGCACGCTGCCGCTTGCCTCAGACAAACATGTCGCGTTGTTCGGCCACGCCGTGGTGCAGCCGGTCTACAGCCCGGGTGGCGCCAACAGCGCCGCCGACATCGGCAAATATGTGATTGATCTGAAATCCGCACTGGAACATGCCGGTTTCTCGGTGAACAACACTCTGTTTGACGCCTATTCGAAGAGCGATACCAAGCGTGTGGCCAGCAACAACCTGCAGGTTTCCGGCGATCCACGTTCGAATGGCGCGTTGAATGACGCCCCGGTGCTTGGCGAGGAGCCGGCATCGTTCTATACCGATCAGCTCAAGGCCAGCTGGCAGGACGATTACCACGATGTCGCCATCGTCATGCTTGCCCGTGAAGGCGGTGAAGACAAGGAGATGATGATGAAGGATCCGGAGGGCATCAGTGCTCTGAGTCTGCATCAGGACGAGAAGGACCTGCTGCGGATGATCAAGGATTCCGGCAAGTTCTCCAAGACCATCGTGCTGCTCAATTCCGCCTTTCCGATGGAGGTCGGCTGGCTTGATGACTACGGTGTGGATGCCTGCATGTGGATCGGCAATCCAGGGCAGCGTGGTTTCGAAGGAGTGGCCAATCTGTTGGTGGGCAAGGCCAACCCTTCGGGCCGTTTGACCGACACGTATGCCGTCGATTCCATGTCGTCGCCGGCCGCGCACACTTCCAGCCAGAACTCAAACCAATGGACGAACGTCGATGAAGTGAACGCCGCAGTCAGCGATAAGCCGGTCAATATCGATAATGTGACCGTACAGCCCGAGAACATCTATGTCGGCTATAAATACTATGAGACCCGCTACGCGGACGCCGTGACGAATCCGGGCAGCGGAGCGGCCAGCTCGGTCGGAGCTTCGCATGGTGCCTCGGCATGGAACTATGCGGACGAAGTCAGTTATCCGTTTGGGTACGGTCTGAGCTACACCACTTTTGAACAGACGCTCGACGGTGTGAGCTACGACCGTGACAAGGATGAATTCACCGCCAAGGTAACGGTGAAGAACACCGGTGATATTGCGGGTGCCTCTGTAGTGGAACTGTATGCGCAGACCCCGTATGGTGAATATGAGCGGAAGAATCTGGTCGAGAAATCCGCCATCCAGCTTGCCGGCTAA